From the Paenibacillus sp. FSL H8-0548 genome, one window contains:
- a CDS encoding carbohydrate ABC transporter permease yields MVGTDKRLKIVMVAFVYILLFVIVLCMLVPYVWMISASLKLNKDVFSFPIQWIPALPRWQNYVDIWNRIPLGLFIFNTAKLAIVVTFLQLLTSSFAAYAFSKLRFKGRNLLFLGYIATIAIPWQAYMVPQFIMMRSLGLNNTHLAIICLQAFSAFGVFLMRQFYQGIPDELCEAARIDGLSEYGIWARIMVPLSKPALSTLTIFTFVSTWNDFLGPMIYLTKTPLKTIQIGLRMFISQYSAEYGLIMAASVVSIIPVLIVFLGLQKYFVQGIASSGIKG; encoded by the coding sequence TGTATATATCCTATTGTTCGTCATTGTATTGTGTATGCTGGTTCCGTACGTATGGATGATTTCGGCTTCATTAAAGCTGAACAAGGATGTTTTTTCTTTCCCGATTCAATGGATTCCTGCATTGCCCCGCTGGCAAAACTATGTGGACATTTGGAACCGGATTCCATTAGGCCTGTTTATTTTCAATACAGCGAAGCTGGCAATCGTGGTCACCTTTTTGCAGCTGCTTACTTCTAGCTTTGCGGCCTATGCGTTTTCGAAGCTGAGATTTAAAGGGAGGAACCTCCTTTTTCTTGGCTATATCGCAACGATCGCGATTCCATGGCAAGCGTATATGGTGCCGCAATTTATAATGATGCGTTCGCTCGGACTGAACAATACCCATTTGGCGATTATCTGTCTGCAGGCTTTTTCAGCATTCGGTGTATTTTTGATGCGTCAGTTTTATCAGGGAATACCGGATGAGCTGTGTGAAGCTGCCCGCATCGACGGCTTAAGCGAATATGGGATTTGGGCAAGAATTATGGTGCCCTTATCGAAGCCAGCGCTTTCAACCTTGACCATCTTCACTTTTGTTTCTACGTGGAATGACTTTTTGGGTCCAATGATTTATTTGACAAAAACGCCGCTCAAAACGATTCAGATTGGACTGCGAATGTTCATTTCGCAATATTCTGCGGAATATGGCTTGATTATGGCGGCCAGCGTCGTGTCGATTATACCGGTTCTGATTGTTTTTCTCGGCTTGCAGAAATACTTTGTGCAGGGCATTGCTTCTTCGGGCATAAAGGGTTGA